Proteins from one Lonchura striata isolate bLonStr1 chromosome 6, bLonStr1.mat, whole genome shotgun sequence genomic window:
- the CELF1 gene encoding CUGBP Elav-like family member 1 isoform X9: MAAFKLDFLPEMMVDHCSLNASPVTKKMNGTLDHPDQPDLDAIKMFVGQVPRSWCEKDLRELFEQYGAVYEINVLRDRSQNPPQSKGCCFVTFYTRKAALEAQNALHNMKILPGMHHPIQMKPADSEKSNVEDRKLFIGMISKKCNENDIRVMFSPFGQIEECRILRGPDGLSRGCAFVTFTTRAMAQTAIKAMHQAQTMEGCSSPIVVKFADTQKDKEQKRIAQQLQQQMQQISAASIWGNLAGLNTLGPQYLALYLQLLQQTAAASSGNLNTLSSLHPMGGLNAMQLQNLAALAAAASAAQNTPSGTAALTSSSSPLSVLTSSAGSSPSSSSSSSVNPMASLGALQTLAGATAGLNVSSLAGMAALNGGLGSGGLSNGTGSTMEALTQAYSGIQQYAAAALPTLYNQSLLTQQSIGAAGSQKEGPEGANLFIYHLPQEFGDQDLLQMFMPFGNVVSAKVFIDKQTNLSKCFGFVSYDNPVSAQAAIQSMNGFQIGMKRLKVQLKRSKNDSKPY; this comes from the exons ATGGCCGCGTTCAAGCTGGATTTCCTCCCAGAGATGATGGTGGACCATTGCTCCTTGAATGCAAGCCCTGT caCAAAGAAAATGAATGGCACACTGGATCACCCAGACCAACCTGATCTAGATGCTATCAAAATGTTTGTGGGTCAAGTCCCACGGAGCTGGTGTGAGAAGGATCTAAGAGAACTTTTTGAACAGTATGGTGCTGTCTATGAAATCAATGTCTTGCGGGACAGGAGCCAAAACCCTCCTCAAAGCAAAG GGTGCTGTTTTGTTACATTTTATACCCGTAAAGCTGCACTAGAAGCACAGAATGCTCTTCACAACATGAAGATCCTCCCAGGG ATGCACCATCCTATCCAGATGAAACCAGCTGACAGTGAAAAGAGTAATG TAGAAGATAGGAAGTTGTTTATTGGAATGATATCCAAGAAGTGCAATGAAAATGACATTCGAGTGATGTTCTCCCCCTTTGGGCAGATTGAAGAATGCAGGATATTACGGGGCCCAGATGGCCTGAGCCGAG GTTGTGCATTTGTGACTTTTACAACAAGAGCCATGGCACAAACAGCAATCAAAGCAATGCACCAAGCACAAACCATGGAG GGTTGCTCTTCTCCCATTGTTGTAAAATTTGCAGACACGCAGAAGGACAAAGAGCAGAAACGAATTGCTCAGCAACTTCAGCAACAAATGCAACAGATCAGTGCTGCCTCAATATGGGGAAACCTGGCTGGTCTCAACACACTGGGACCCCAGTACTTAGCA CTTTATTTGCAGCTCCTTCAGCAGACAGCAGCTGCTTCATCTGGGAACCTGAACACACTGAGCAGCCTCCACCCAATGGGAG GACTGAACGCAATGCAGTTACAGAACCTGGCCGCCCTGGCAGCCGCGGCCAGCGCAGCTCAGAACACACCGAGTGGCACCGCTGCGCTcacctcctccagcagcccccTGAGCGTGCTCACCAGCTCAG caGGTTCCTCACCTAGTTCCAGTAGCAGCTCTTCTGTTAATCCAATGGCTTCTCTTGGAGCTTTGCAGACACTGGCAGGTGCTACAGCAGGCCTCAATGTTAGCTCTTTAGCAG GAATGGCAGCCTTAAATGGAGGACTTGGCAGTGGTGGTCTCTCAAATGGGACAGGTAGCACAATGGAAGCCCTCACGCAGGCTTATTCTGGAATCCAGCAatatgctgctgctgcactgcccaCGCTCTATAACCAGAGTCTCTTAACACAGCAGAGTATTGGTGCAGCAGGAAGTCAAAAAGAAG GTCCAGAGGGAGCCAATCTGTTTATCTACCATCTTCCCCAGGAGTTTGGGGATCAGGATCTGCTGCAGATGTTCATGCCATTTGGAAATGTCGTCTCTGCCAAGGTTTTCATTGACAAGCAGACCAATCTAAGCAAGTGTTTTG GTTTTGTAAGTTACGACAATCCTGTCTCTGCGCAGGCTGCCATTCAGTCAATGAACGGCTTCCAGATCGGCATGAAGCGGCTGAAAGTGCAGCTCAAGCGCTCCAAGAATGACAGCAAGCCATACTGA
- the CELF1 gene encoding CUGBP Elav-like family member 1 isoform X3 — MNGTLDHPDQPDLDAIKMFVGQVPRSWCEKDLRELFEQYGAVYEINVLRDRSQNPPQSKGCCFVTFYTRKAALEAQNALHNMKILPGMHHPIQMKPADSEKSNVEDRKLFIGMISKKCNENDIRVMFSPFGQIEECRILRGPDGLSRGCAFVTFTTRAMAQTAIKAMHQAQTMEGCSSPIVVKFADTQKDKEQKRIAQQLQQQMQQISAASIWGNLAGLNTLGPQYLALYLQLLQQTAAASSGNLNTLSSLHPMGGLNAMQLQNLAALAAAASAAQNTPSGTAALTSSSSPLSVLTSSAGSSPSSSSSSSVNPMASLGALQTLAGATAGLNVSSLAGMAALNGGLGSGGLSNGTGSTMEALTQAYSGIQQYAAAALPTLYNQSLLTQQSIGAAGSQKEGPEGANLFIYHLPQEFGDQDLLQMFMPFGNVVSAKVFIDKQTNLSKCFGFVSYDNPVSAQAAIQSMNGFQIGMKRLKVQLKRSKNDSKPY, encoded by the exons ATGAATGGCACACTGGATCACCCAGACCAACCTGATCTAGATGCTATCAAAATGTTTGTGGGTCAAGTCCCACGGAGCTGGTGTGAGAAGGATCTAAGAGAACTTTTTGAACAGTATGGTGCTGTCTATGAAATCAATGTCTTGCGGGACAGGAGCCAAAACCCTCCTCAAAGCAAAG GGTGCTGTTTTGTTACATTTTATACCCGTAAAGCTGCACTAGAAGCACAGAATGCTCTTCACAACATGAAGATCCTCCCAGGG ATGCACCATCCTATCCAGATGAAACCAGCTGACAGTGAAAAGAGTAATG TAGAAGATAGGAAGTTGTTTATTGGAATGATATCCAAGAAGTGCAATGAAAATGACATTCGAGTGATGTTCTCCCCCTTTGGGCAGATTGAAGAATGCAGGATATTACGGGGCCCAGATGGCCTGAGCCGAG GTTGTGCATTTGTGACTTTTACAACAAGAGCCATGGCACAAACAGCAATCAAAGCAATGCACCAAGCACAAACCATGGAG GGTTGCTCTTCTCCCATTGTTGTAAAATTTGCAGACACGCAGAAGGACAAAGAGCAGAAACGAATTGCTCAGCAACTTCAGCAACAAATGCAACAGATCAGTGCTGCCTCAATATGGGGAAACCTGGCTGGTCTCAACACACTGGGACCCCAGTACTTAGCA CTTTATTTGCAGCTCCTTCAGCAGACAGCAGCTGCTTCATCTGGGAACCTGAACACACTGAGCAGCCTCCACCCAATGGGAG GACTGAACGCAATGCAGTTACAGAACCTGGCCGCCCTGGCAGCCGCGGCCAGCGCAGCTCAGAACACACCGAGTGGCACCGCTGCGCTcacctcctccagcagcccccTGAGCGTGCTCACCAGCTCAG caGGTTCCTCACCTAGTTCCAGTAGCAGCTCTTCTGTTAATCCAATGGCTTCTCTTGGAGCTTTGCAGACACTGGCAGGTGCTACAGCAGGCCTCAATGTTAGCTCTTTAGCAG GAATGGCAGCCTTAAATGGAGGACTTGGCAGTGGTGGTCTCTCAAATGGGACAGGTAGCACAATGGAAGCCCTCACGCAGGCTTATTCTGGAATCCAGCAatatgctgctgctgcactgcccaCGCTCTATAACCAGAGTCTCTTAACACAGCAGAGTATTGGTGCAGCAGGAAGTCAAAAAGAAG GTCCAGAGGGAGCCAATCTGTTTATCTACCATCTTCCCCAGGAGTTTGGGGATCAGGATCTGCTGCAGATGTTCATGCCATTTGGAAATGTCGTCTCTGCCAAGGTTTTCATTGACAAGCAGACCAATCTAAGCAAGTGTTTTG GTTTTGTAAGTTACGACAATCCTGTCTCTGCGCAGGCTGCCATTCAGTCAATGAACGGCTTCCAGATCGGCATGAAGCGGCTGAAAGTGCAGCTCAAGCGCTCCAAGAATGACAGCAAGCCATACTGA
- the CELF1 gene encoding CUGBP Elav-like family member 1 isoform X6 — protein MAAFKLDFLPEMMVDHCSLNASPVTKKMNGTLDHPDQPDLDAIKMFVGQVPRSWCEKDLRELFEQYGAVYEINVLRDRSQNPPQSKGCCFVTFYTRKAALEAQNALHNMKILPGMHHPIQMKPADSEKSNAVEDRKLFIGMISKKCNENDIRVMFSPFGQIEECRILRGPDGLSRGCAFVTFTTRAMAQTAIKAMHQAQTMEGCSSPIVVKFADTQKDKEQKRIAQQLQQQMQQISAASIWGNLAGLNTLGPQYLALYLQLLQQTAAASSGNLNTLSSLHPMGGLNAMQLQNLAALAAAASAAQNTPSGTAALTSSSSPLSVLTSSAGSSPSSSSSSSVNPMASLGALQTLAGATAGLNVSSLAGMAALNGGLGSGGLSNGTGSTMEALTQAYSGIQQYAAAALPTLYNQSLLTQQSIGAAGSQKEGPEGANLFIYHLPQEFGDQDLLQMFMPFGNVVSAKVFIDKQTNLSKCFGFVSYDNPVSAQAAIQSMNGFQIGMKRLKVQLKRSKNDSKPY, from the exons ATGGCCGCGTTCAAGCTGGATTTCCTCCCAGAGATGATGGTGGACCATTGCTCCTTGAATGCAAGCCCTGT caCAAAGAAAATGAATGGCACACTGGATCACCCAGACCAACCTGATCTAGATGCTATCAAAATGTTTGTGGGTCAAGTCCCACGGAGCTGGTGTGAGAAGGATCTAAGAGAACTTTTTGAACAGTATGGTGCTGTCTATGAAATCAATGTCTTGCGGGACAGGAGCCAAAACCCTCCTCAAAGCAAAG GGTGCTGTTTTGTTACATTTTATACCCGTAAAGCTGCACTAGAAGCACAGAATGCTCTTCACAACATGAAGATCCTCCCAGGG ATGCACCATCCTATCCAGATGAAACCAGCTGACAGTGAAAAGAGTAATG CAGTAGAAGATAGGAAGTTGTTTATTGGAATGATATCCAAGAAGTGCAATGAAAATGACATTCGAGTGATGTTCTCCCCCTTTGGGCAGATTGAAGAATGCAGGATATTACGGGGCCCAGATGGCCTGAGCCGAG GTTGTGCATTTGTGACTTTTACAACAAGAGCCATGGCACAAACAGCAATCAAAGCAATGCACCAAGCACAAACCATGGAG GGTTGCTCTTCTCCCATTGTTGTAAAATTTGCAGACACGCAGAAGGACAAAGAGCAGAAACGAATTGCTCAGCAACTTCAGCAACAAATGCAACAGATCAGTGCTGCCTCAATATGGGGAAACCTGGCTGGTCTCAACACACTGGGACCCCAGTACTTAGCA CTTTATTTGCAGCTCCTTCAGCAGACAGCAGCTGCTTCATCTGGGAACCTGAACACACTGAGCAGCCTCCACCCAATGGGAG GACTGAACGCAATGCAGTTACAGAACCTGGCCGCCCTGGCAGCCGCGGCCAGCGCAGCTCAGAACACACCGAGTGGCACCGCTGCGCTcacctcctccagcagcccccTGAGCGTGCTCACCAGCTCAG caGGTTCCTCACCTAGTTCCAGTAGCAGCTCTTCTGTTAATCCAATGGCTTCTCTTGGAGCTTTGCAGACACTGGCAGGTGCTACAGCAGGCCTCAATGTTAGCTCTTTAGCAG GAATGGCAGCCTTAAATGGAGGACTTGGCAGTGGTGGTCTCTCAAATGGGACAGGTAGCACAATGGAAGCCCTCACGCAGGCTTATTCTGGAATCCAGCAatatgctgctgctgcactgcccaCGCTCTATAACCAGAGTCTCTTAACACAGCAGAGTATTGGTGCAGCAGGAAGTCAAAAAGAAG GTCCAGAGGGAGCCAATCTGTTTATCTACCATCTTCCCCAGGAGTTTGGGGATCAGGATCTGCTGCAGATGTTCATGCCATTTGGAAATGTCGTCTCTGCCAAGGTTTTCATTGACAAGCAGACCAATCTAAGCAAGTGTTTTG GTTTTGTAAGTTACGACAATCCTGTCTCTGCGCAGGCTGCCATTCAGTCAATGAACGGCTTCCAGATCGGCATGAAGCGGCTGAAAGTGCAGCTCAAGCGCTCCAAGAATGACAGCAAGCCATACTGA
- the CELF1 gene encoding CUGBP Elav-like family member 1 isoform X2: MNGTLDHPDQPDLDAIKMFVGQVPRSWCEKDLRELFEQYGAVYEINVLRDRSQNPPQSKGCCFVTFYTRKAALEAQNALHNMKILPGMHHPIQMKPADSEKSNAVEDRKLFIGMISKKCNENDIRVMFSPFGQIEECRILRGPDGLSRGCAFVTFTTRAMAQTAIKAMHQAQTMEGCSSPIVVKFADTQKDKEQKRIAQQLQQQMQQISAASIWGNLAGLNTLGPQYLALYLQLLQQTAAASSGNLNTLSSLHPMGGLNAMQLQNLAALAAAASAAQNTPSGTAALTSSSSPLSVLTSSGSSPSSSSSSSVNPMASLGALQTLAGATAGLNVSSLAGMAALNGGLGSGGLSNGTGSTMEALTQAYSGIQQYAAAALPTLYNQSLLTQQSIGAAGSQKEGPEGANLFIYHLPQEFGDQDLLQMFMPFGNVVSAKVFIDKQTNLSKCFGFVSYDNPVSAQAAIQSMNGFQIGMKRLKVQLKRSKNDSKPY; encoded by the exons ATGAATGGCACACTGGATCACCCAGACCAACCTGATCTAGATGCTATCAAAATGTTTGTGGGTCAAGTCCCACGGAGCTGGTGTGAGAAGGATCTAAGAGAACTTTTTGAACAGTATGGTGCTGTCTATGAAATCAATGTCTTGCGGGACAGGAGCCAAAACCCTCCTCAAAGCAAAG GGTGCTGTTTTGTTACATTTTATACCCGTAAAGCTGCACTAGAAGCACAGAATGCTCTTCACAACATGAAGATCCTCCCAGGG ATGCACCATCCTATCCAGATGAAACCAGCTGACAGTGAAAAGAGTAATG CAGTAGAAGATAGGAAGTTGTTTATTGGAATGATATCCAAGAAGTGCAATGAAAATGACATTCGAGTGATGTTCTCCCCCTTTGGGCAGATTGAAGAATGCAGGATATTACGGGGCCCAGATGGCCTGAGCCGAG GTTGTGCATTTGTGACTTTTACAACAAGAGCCATGGCACAAACAGCAATCAAAGCAATGCACCAAGCACAAACCATGGAG GGTTGCTCTTCTCCCATTGTTGTAAAATTTGCAGACACGCAGAAGGACAAAGAGCAGAAACGAATTGCTCAGCAACTTCAGCAACAAATGCAACAGATCAGTGCTGCCTCAATATGGGGAAACCTGGCTGGTCTCAACACACTGGGACCCCAGTACTTAGCA CTTTATTTGCAGCTCCTTCAGCAGACAGCAGCTGCTTCATCTGGGAACCTGAACACACTGAGCAGCCTCCACCCAATGGGAG GACTGAACGCAATGCAGTTACAGAACCTGGCCGCCCTGGCAGCCGCGGCCAGCGCAGCTCAGAACACACCGAGTGGCACCGCTGCGCTcacctcctccagcagcccccTGAGCGTGCTCACCAGCTCAG GTTCCTCACCTAGTTCCAGTAGCAGCTCTTCTGTTAATCCAATGGCTTCTCTTGGAGCTTTGCAGACACTGGCAGGTGCTACAGCAGGCCTCAATGTTAGCTCTTTAGCAG GAATGGCAGCCTTAAATGGAGGACTTGGCAGTGGTGGTCTCTCAAATGGGACAGGTAGCACAATGGAAGCCCTCACGCAGGCTTATTCTGGAATCCAGCAatatgctgctgctgcactgcccaCGCTCTATAACCAGAGTCTCTTAACACAGCAGAGTATTGGTGCAGCAGGAAGTCAAAAAGAAG GTCCAGAGGGAGCCAATCTGTTTATCTACCATCTTCCCCAGGAGTTTGGGGATCAGGATCTGCTGCAGATGTTCATGCCATTTGGAAATGTCGTCTCTGCCAAGGTTTTCATTGACAAGCAGACCAATCTAAGCAAGTGTTTTG GTTTTGTAAGTTACGACAATCCTGTCTCTGCGCAGGCTGCCATTCAGTCAATGAACGGCTTCCAGATCGGCATGAAGCGGCTGAAAGTGCAGCTCAAGCGCTCCAAGAATGACAGCAAGCCATACTGA